The following are encoded in a window of Amaranthus tricolor cultivar Red isolate AtriRed21 chromosome 2, ASM2621246v1, whole genome shotgun sequence genomic DNA:
- the LOC130805138 gene encoding E3 ubiquitin-protein ligase BIG BROTHER-like, translating to MGSQLREDPNVLRNLEEMFPGLSWEEALEHQESLYQSLQMINCICQTSRSSDNEPSSSQGRSLGESSFSGSGDYDLALDEAVARSLQELDFEDEQVDHVAISGVLPTASSNTEHAAPGTSVTDVHQHQDDVDPDQMTYEELQSLGEAIGSESRGLTTSEISSLPCYTFKSGRLFSKKVDIGECVICFASFKNRDLVISLPCLHQYHKGCIEPWLKNKKICPICQKEVKLSFD from the exons ATGGGTAGCCAGCTGAGGGAAGACCCTAATGTCCTAAGAAATTTGGAAGAAATGTTTCCCGGTCTCTCTTGGGAAGAGGCTCTTGAACATCAG GAAAGTCTTTACCAGTCACTACAGATGATAAACTGTATTTGTCAAACATCTAGATCTTCTGATAACGAACCTAGCAGTAGCCAAGGTCGCTCGTTGGGAGAATCGTCATTTTCAGGAAGCGGCGACTACGATTTGGCTCTAGATGAAGCTGTGGCTAGATCTTTGCAGGAGTTAGATTTCGAAGATGAACAAGTCGATCATGTTGCCATTTCAGGAGTGCTCCCTACTGCTTCCA GCAACACTGAACATGCTGCTCCTGGAACATCTGTCACG GACGTACACCAACACCAGGATGACGTTGATCCAGATCAGATGACATATGAG GAACTACAGTCCTTAGGGGAAGCTATTGGAAGTGAGAGCCGAGGATTAACTACGAGCGAGATATCCAGTTTGCCATGCTACACATTCAAATCTGGTCGCCTTTTCTCTAAGAAAGTTGATATCGGAGA GTGCGTGATTTGCTTTGCGTCATTTAAGAACAGGGATTTGGTTATCAGTCTACCCTGTTTGCATCAATATCATAAAGGCTGTATTGAACCTTGGCTAAAGAACAAAAAG ATTTGCCCGATCTGCCAAAAGGAGGTGAAACTATCGTTTGATTGA